The Alnus glutinosa chromosome 7, dhAlnGlut1.1, whole genome shotgun sequence genome includes a region encoding these proteins:
- the LOC133872940 gene encoding chaperone protein dnaJ 72 isoform X1, with protein sequence MEDHYKVLGLNRNATKDEIKEAFRKLAIKLHPDKHSQSPQAVRENATLRFKQVSEAYEVLSDERKRAHFNFRSPSRSGGYAYGYGYGYNNNNYNYDHSRRGWNAKVYESSTFESALRFLTTRAFLRNLSFAGSSSLFMLPPHCHFSQSELVSALLGGMVIIDTSMEAIWKMHNSGKSFEEAINSIKKVEAVDSIKESENAIQRSLEEVLKSKAHIDKMPSSESKMSEGYG encoded by the exons ATGGAGGATCATTACAAGGTTCTGGGGTTGAACAGGAACGCCACCAAAGACGAAATCAAAGAAGCATTCAGAAAATTGGCTATCAAGCTTCACCCAGACAAGCACTCTCAATCGCCTCAAGCCGTTCGGGAAAATGCAACTCTTAGATTCAAGCAGGTTTCCGAGGCCTACGAGGTCCTCAGCGATGAGCGTAAGCGTGCCCATTTCAATTTCCGCTCTCCTTCTAGGTCTGGTGGTTATGCTTATGGTTATGGTTATGGCTATAACAATAACAATTACAATTACGATCATTCTCGTCGTGGTTGGAATGCCAAAGTTTATGAATCATCCACATTCGAGTCTGCGCTTCGCTTTCTCACAACCCGTGCCTTTCTTCGCAATCTTAGCTTTGCAGG ctcttcctctctcttcatGCTACCTCCCCACTGCCACTTCTCTCAATCAGAACTCGTCAG TGCTTTGTTAGGTGGAATGGTTATAATTGATACGAGCATGGAGGCCATATGGAAGATGCACAACTCTGGG AAATCATTCGAAGAAGCCATAAATTCAATTAAGAAAGTTGAAGCCGTGGATTCAATTAAGGAATCTGAAAATGCCATTCAAAGATCACTCGAAGAAGTCTTGAAGTCTAAAGCACATATTGATAAGATGCCTTCATCTGAAAGTAAGATGTCAGAGGGCTATGGTTGA
- the LOC133872940 gene encoding chaperone protein dnaJ 72 isoform X2 translates to MEDHYKVLGLNRNATKDEIKEAFRKLAIKLHPDKHSQSPQAVRENATLRFKQVSEAYEVLSDERKRAHFNFRSPSRSGGYAYGYGYGYNNNNYNYDHSRRGWNAKVYESSTFESALRFLTTRAFLRNLSFAGALLGGMVIIDTSMEAIWKMHNSGKSFEEAINSIKKVEAVDSIKESENAIQRSLEEVLKSKAHIDKMPSSESKMSEGYG, encoded by the exons ATGGAGGATCATTACAAGGTTCTGGGGTTGAACAGGAACGCCACCAAAGACGAAATCAAAGAAGCATTCAGAAAATTGGCTATCAAGCTTCACCCAGACAAGCACTCTCAATCGCCTCAAGCCGTTCGGGAAAATGCAACTCTTAGATTCAAGCAGGTTTCCGAGGCCTACGAGGTCCTCAGCGATGAGCGTAAGCGTGCCCATTTCAATTTCCGCTCTCCTTCTAGGTCTGGTGGTTATGCTTATGGTTATGGTTATGGCTATAACAATAACAATTACAATTACGATCATTCTCGTCGTGGTTGGAATGCCAAAGTTTATGAATCATCCACATTCGAGTCTGCGCTTCGCTTTCTCACAACCCGTGCCTTTCTTCGCAATCTTAGCTTTGCAGG TGCTTTGTTAGGTGGAATGGTTATAATTGATACGAGCATGGAGGCCATATGGAAGATGCACAACTCTGGG AAATCATTCGAAGAAGCCATAAATTCAATTAAGAAAGTTGAAGCCGTGGATTCAATTAAGGAATCTGAAAATGCCATTCAAAGATCACTCGAAGAAGTCTTGAAGTCTAAAGCACATATTGATAAGATGCCTTCATCTGAAAGTAAGATGTCAGAGGGCTATGGTTGA